GTTGCAGGCGAACGGGGAAACGGCGGTCGAGCCGGTGATGGACGTGGCGGACGTGGCACGCACGGTGCGGCACATGGCCGAGCTGCCGTTGGAGGCGAATGTGCAGTTCGCGACGGTACTGGCCACCGCGATGCCGTATGTCGGGCGCGGTTGACGGGCCCCGGACAGCTCGTCGACGGCTCGTCAACGGCTCGTCAACGGCTCAACCTACACAAACGGAAGCTGAACCTCCGTACCGTTCGGGCCGGTGGCAGGCTTATGCTCGTGCCTTCTCCACCAGAGCTTCACACTTGGAGTGGAGGACTTCGGTACGACCACGGTCCACACCGAGGGGGGTGGTGGCAGCCGTTCCGCGGCCTGGGTGGGGGGCGGACCTCGCGCGGGACCGCGAGGTGAGCTCCGAGCCTCGGAACGGCTGTCCCAATGACGGCCGCCCCCCAGCGGCCACCGCGGTCAGCCCTGCTGACCGTCCTGACCGTCCTGGCGTCCCTCGGGGGCCTCGTCCCCCACCACACGCCGCCGCCTGCGCCACGCGTACGCCCCGCCCGCGAGCAGCGCGACCGCTCCCCCGGCCCCGCCGACCAGCCCCCACGACGACGAGCCGCCGTCGCCCGCGGCCGTCGCGGGAGCTCCGGCCGCCGCCGTCGCCGCCTTCCGGGTGGGGGCCGCGGAGGCGCCGCCCTCGCTGAGCGGATCGACGAGGGCGCCCACGGGCTGGGCCTTCGCGCCCTCCTTGAACCCCCAGTCGAGCAGCGCGGCCGTCTCCTCGTAGACGCCGCTGCCGCCGCTCTTGGGGTGCATCACGGTGACGAGGAGGGTCCGCCCGCCACGGGTCGCGGCGCCGGTGAAGGTGTTGCCGGCGTTGCTGGTGTAGCCGTTCTTCACGCCGATGAGTCCGTCGTACGTCGGCACACCCCACGCGCCCGTCAGCAGGCGGTCGGTGTTCTGGATCTGGAAGGTCTTCTTGCCGCCCGCCGGGAAGTTCGCGGTCTTCGTGTGGCAGTAGGCGCGGAAGTCGGCGTCGGCGAGGCCGTGGCGGGCGAAGAGCGTCAGGTCGTACGCGGACGACACCTGCCCCTTGTGGTCGAAGCCGTCGGGGCTGACCACATGGGTGTCCAGGGCCTGCAGGTCCTGGGCCTTGGCCTGCATCTGGGCGACCGTCCTGGCGACACCCCCGTTCATGTGGCTGAGGACGTGCACCGCGTCGTTGCCGGAGCGCAGGAAGACGCCGAGCCACAACTGCTCGACGGTGTAGGTGATGCCGGGCTTGACGCCGACCATGCTCGAGCCCGCGGGGATGTCGGCGAGGTCGGCGTCGGTCACCCGGTGCCGCTCGGTCCGCTCGAAGTTCTTCAGCACGGTGTCCGCGAAGAGCATCTTCAGCGTGGAGGCGGGCGCCAGGTGCGTGTGCGCGTGGTACGAGGCGAGCACCTCGCCGCTCTGGTGGTCGGCGACGAGCCAGGAGCGGGCGGTGAGCCGCTTCGGCAGTCCCGCGGCACCGCGCACCTGGACGCCGGCGCGAGCGAGCCGCTCACCGCCGATCACGGGCGTGGCGGCCGACGCCGGGGAGGCCGCGGCCAGCGGGAGCGCCGCGACGAGGCCGAGGGCGGCACGGCGGGACAGCCGAGCGGCACGCGGAGGGACGGGAGAGGAATCACGCATCCCGGGACCGTACAAAAGAAGTTCGCGGGTCCGTACGCCGGGGTCTCGAAGTCGCCACGCGTCGGGCCCCCGAAGAAAGGGCACAGCGCACCCAAAGGCAGGGCGAAGGAACACCCCCCGCCCGTACGTCCGGCCGACTCCTGCCCTCAGCACCCCACCCCACAGGGGTTTCCTGGCAACAGCCCCTCCGGACCTCAGGAATCAGCTGTCTTACGGAATATTGATTCCGGACCCTACTTTCTCAGCTCTCACCCATCTCTTACTCAGCCCCGCTCAAAGGTTTCTCCATAGCTTGTGGCCGCGCCCACAGCGGGCGCCAAGAACCTTTGGGGAACGGGATGTTTGGCATCTATCTCAAGCGTGAGCTGAGCCGGCGCAAGAAAGCGGCCCTGGTGATCGCCATGGGTCTGGCGCTCGGTATCGCGCTGGTCATCACCGTCAACTCGGTGTCGGCCGGCATGCAGCAGGCTCAGGACAAGGTCCTGAAGTCGCTGTACGGGCTCGGCACCGACATGACGGTGACCAAGGCCCAGGCGGCGCCTTCGGGCACCTCGTCCGGCAGACCGAAGTTCGACTTCAACGCCAAGTCGAGCAGCTCCACCAAGCAGAGTTCGGACCGCGTGATGACGCAGGGCGGACAGTCCCTGGCCTCCTCCCTGGTCACCAAGGTCTCCACGCAGAAAGGCGTGGCGAGCGCGGTGGGCGCGCTGAGCCTGAACGTCACCAAGGTCGACGGCTCCTTCACCCAGGGCACCGCGAAGTCCTCGACGTCCGGCGGCTCCTCCCGGCAGGGCGGCCCCGGCGGCAGCAGCACGGGAGCGCCCCAGGTGCAGGGCGGCGGCGCCTCCTTCGACGTGAACTCGTACTCCGTCGCAGGCGTCGACGTCACCGACCAGGGCCTCGGCCCGCTCGCCACCTCGAAGATCACCTCGGGCAAGACCTTCACGGCGACGCAGACCGATGCGAAGGTCGCGGTGGTCAGCAAGTCGTACGCCAAGGAGAACAAGTACACGGTCGGCAAGACCTTCAAGATCTCCGGCACCAAGTACACGGTCATCGGGATCGCGACGCCGGACAGCAGTGAATCGACGACCGACGTCTACCTGCCGCTGAAGCAGGCGCAGACGCTGGGCGACGCGAAGAACAAGGTCACCACGATCTACGTCAAGGCGACCGACTCCAAGCAGATCACCACGGTCAAGGCGACCATCCAGAAGAACATCTCGGGTACGACGGTCACCACCTCCGCCGACCTCGCCTCCACCGTCTCCGGCTCCCTGTCGACCGCCTCGAACCTGGCGACCAGCGTCGGCAAGTGGCTGTCCATCGCGGTGCTCGTGGCCGCGTTCCTGGTGGCGGCGCTGCTGACCTCCTCCGCCGTGTCCCGCCGGGTGCGTGAGTTCGGCACCCTCAAGGCGCTCGGCTGGCCCTCCCGCAAGGTCACCCGGCAGGTCGTCGGCGAGTCCATCGTGAACGGTCTGATCGGCGGCGCGCTCGGCATCGCCATCGGCCTCGGCGCGGCGTACGCGGTGACGGCGATCAGCCCGAAGCTGACCGCGGAGCTTGGCAACACCGGTGGTGGCGGTGGCGGAATGGGCGGTGGCCCCGGCGGTGGCGGTCCCGGGCAGCAGGCGGTCAAGAACACGATGGAGATCGCGCTCTCCGCGCCGGTCTCGGTGACCACCATCGCGCTCGCCGCGGGCCTGGCCATCGCGGGCGGTCTGATCGCCGGTGCGATGGGCGGCTGGCGCGCCTCGCGGATGCGCCCGGCGGACGCGCTGCGCAGCGTCGCCTAGCCCCTTCGGGCGATCCCGTCCGCGCCCTGCCCCTTCCCCTCCTCCTCTCTCCCCTCCTCCTCTCTCCCCTCCCACTTCAACGCCTGCTTCATCTTCGGAGAACCTCATGTACAAGCTCACCGGCGTCACCAAGCGCTACACACGGGGCAAGGACACGGTGGAGGCGCTGCGTGGCATCGACCTCACCATCGAGGACGGCGACCAGCTCGTCATCCAGGGCCCCACGGGCGGCGGCAAGTCCACCCTGCTCCAGATGATCGGCGGCCTGGACCGTCCCTCCGCCGGCAGCGTCGAGCTGGACGGCGTCGACCTCGCCTCCATCAGCGAGGCCAAGCTGACCCGGCTGCGCGCCGAGAAGATCGGCATCATCTTCCAGTCCTTCAACCTCATCCCGACGCTGACCGCGCAGGAGAACGTCGAGACCGCGCTCGTACCGCTCGGGGTGAAGCCCGCGGAGCGGCGCGAGCGGGCCGCCGAGGCGCTGCGTTCCGTCGGTCTCGGCGAGCGGCTGACGCATGCGCCGTCCGAGCTGTCGGGCGGCCAGCAGCAGCGTGTCGCCATCGCCCGCGCGCTGGTCAAGAAGCCGAAGGTGCTCCTCGCGGACGAGCCGACCGGCAACCTCGACGAGGGCACCCGCGACGACATCATGGGTCTGCTGGAAGGGCTGTGGCACGAGTACGGGCTGACCTTCATCATGGTCACCCACGACTCGTCGATCGCCCGCCGGGCGCCGCGCCTCGCGACCATCGAGGCCGGGCAGATCACACTGACCGAGCAGGGGGGCCGACGCCCCCTGGCCCAGCAGTACGTCCAGCAGTAGACGCGGCCCGGGGCCGCTCACCGTCCCAGCACGCGGTCGGCCTCGGCCAACTGCGCGGCGGTGAGCGGCCCTCGCGCGATCGCGCCGGCGTTCTCCTCGGCCTGGGCGACCGAGCGGAAGCCGGGGATCGGGACGGTGCGCGGGCTGCGGGCCCACAGCCAGGCGAGGGCGCCCTGCGCGAGGGTACGGCCGCCGCTGGTGAGGATGTCCCGGAGGGCGTCGACCCGGGCGAGCCAGTCCGGGTCGGCGCCGCTGTCGCGCCGGAAGCCGGGCAGCCAGGCGGGCGGCGCGCTGCGGATGTCCCCGGCCTCCAGCGCCCGCCCGGCGCTCCGCCCGCCGGTGAGCAGCCCCATGGCGAGCGGGCTGCGGTTGATGCTCGCGAGGTTCGACTCCTCGCAGAGCGCGAGGA
This portion of the Streptomyces mirabilis genome encodes:
- a CDS encoding D-alanyl-D-alanine carboxypeptidase — protein: MRDSSPVPPRAARLSRRAALGLVAALPLAAASPASAATPVIGGERLARAGVQVRGAAGLPKRLTARSWLVADHQSGEVLASYHAHTHLAPASTLKMLFADTVLKNFERTERHRVTDADLADIPAGSSMVGVKPGITYTVEQLWLGVFLRSGNDAVHVLSHMNGGVARTVAQMQAKAQDLQALDTHVVSPDGFDHKGQVSSAYDLTLFARHGLADADFRAYCHTKTANFPAGGKKTFQIQNTDRLLTGAWGVPTYDGLIGVKNGYTSNAGNTFTGAATRGGRTLLVTVMHPKSGGSGVYEETAALLDWGFKEGAKAQPVGALVDPLSEGGASAAPTRKAATAAAGAPATAAGDGGSSSWGLVGGAGGAVALLAGGAYAWRRRRRVVGDEAPEGRQDGQDGQQG
- a CDS encoding ABC transporter permease; protein product: MFGIYLKRELSRRKKAALVIAMGLALGIALVITVNSVSAGMQQAQDKVLKSLYGLGTDMTVTKAQAAPSGTSSGRPKFDFNAKSSSSTKQSSDRVMTQGGQSLASSLVTKVSTQKGVASAVGALSLNVTKVDGSFTQGTAKSSTSGGSSRQGGPGGSSTGAPQVQGGGASFDVNSYSVAGVDVTDQGLGPLATSKITSGKTFTATQTDAKVAVVSKSYAKENKYTVGKTFKISGTKYTVIGIATPDSSESTTDVYLPLKQAQTLGDAKNKVTTIYVKATDSKQITTVKATIQKNISGTTVTTSADLASTVSGSLSTASNLATSVGKWLSIAVLVAAFLVAALLTSSAVSRRVREFGTLKALGWPSRKVTRQVVGESIVNGLIGGALGIAIGLGAAYAVTAISPKLTAELGNTGGGGGGMGGGPGGGGPGQQAVKNTMEIALSAPVSVTTIALAAGLAIAGGLIAGAMGGWRASRMRPADALRSVA
- a CDS encoding ABC transporter ATP-binding protein; its protein translation is MYKLTGVTKRYTRGKDTVEALRGIDLTIEDGDQLVIQGPTGGGKSTLLQMIGGLDRPSAGSVELDGVDLASISEAKLTRLRAEKIGIIFQSFNLIPTLTAQENVETALVPLGVKPAERRERAAEALRSVGLGERLTHAPSELSGGQQQRVAIARALVKKPKVLLADEPTGNLDEGTRDDIMGLLEGLWHEYGLTFIMVTHDSSIARRAPRLATIEAGQITLTEQGGRRPLAQQYVQQ